In Biomphalaria glabrata chromosome 11, xgBioGlab47.1, whole genome shotgun sequence, the following proteins share a genomic window:
- the LOC106059282 gene encoding uncharacterized protein LOC106059282 isoform X2, with protein MPTEALSTCRMSYVLLLCVLCFIAVSDADLILKTDPTTLSLNLNEKLTICCVITNNSVQQLTKLYFMNLARLSKSHKSVYDTLVYWYINESSRVEPAPLLNKQLGLITSGENRVCLIMKNATSDDATSYRCEVHGYDAEHKALQKKFTKGLVKYVDTSKEIKQNETITERSVHPGKNTSCSFNGSLSESNADYYKNQSQTFEILSAFITGPKQQWNVMQDTRRVSASSRRENKTADQVMSQLLSVTLNEQERPYLECLTAQRLCEDQIMYILGPSNQLFFQQNINLSLFVNTSTSTKPDVHACISNESQHSFFGIIGSELDMRMVCAFNLDKIYVFFSALLSPQEMDIFTYMDKNSIEIILNDLLLCVNQLKAKSSEPNVQGKIMTVLATIESLLTEINSKILSGPDKRALNIKSTSEAENGNGEDSITTNHTQLLQKNTLIENIKRIIELIKSLQSENQNDKLRTEKELLTAILQFQEDYVLTKQTFNEFLSSLDNTLEQFKGETLEADYLLLGEMQLQLQRNYSAINSSIHELNNSLQDILNQNLNRISTTNNFTQQFKQDIENLSDNTFDTMSKIQKQTMKYELQKDLILKIEYLVAAIENVKLLHQNDHLNLSKSLQISMNDFKDYRKSTSAELFEMKDRTNNQEKLLEELNSDSQNLAHDIRNINETIQEDLTELFAMSLDLKDDFNEFVKDFDDHSNRSSADIWKIQEDQERNLTMLTSSVKSFEDDMQIMNSTINTYFANISSEFHAIKDDLFNCVKASEIDDLKSNHTLQNTTDCLNIKRQKDFDNLNMLFQNANKEINTMKSESFTLKTEVEKLSKKNKELTGENINLRQLYSQINCEINILQQYVIKNVKAIENSIFHVSSSYNGRRYYLTIEKQFYCIKAAQFLCSVYGGYLAEVNDWNELNFIKSFLTSNDPCTGDSVIYIGGTDEVKEGRWVHISRGTPVVKALWDSGQPGGGRKENCQAFEKCSLLHDYSCLLKTPSRKFLCEIPE; from the exons ATGCCGACAGAAGCGTTAAGTACTTGTAGGATGAGCTATGTCTTATTACTTTGTGTGCTTTGTTTTATTGCAGTGTCAGACGCTG ATCTAATTCTCAAGACAGATCCTACTACTTTAAGTTTAAATCTAAACGAGAAACTGACCATTTGCTGTGTCATAACTAACAACAGCGTTCAGCAGTTAACCAAGTTATACTTCATGAATCTAGCCCGTTTAAGCAAAAGCCACAAGTCCGTCTATGACACCTTGGTGTATTGGTACATCAATGAATCAAGTCGAGTTGAACCTGCACCACTTTTAAATAAGCAACTCGGCTTGATTACTTCAGGAGAAAATCGCGTCTGCTTGATTATGAAAAACGCGACTTCCGATGACGCCACTTCTTACAGATGTGAAGTTCACGGTTACGATGCTGAACACaaagctttgcaaaaaaaattcacaaaagGTTTAGTGAAGTACGTGGATACCTCAAAAGAGATCAAGCAGAACGAGACCATAACTGAAAGAAGTGTTCATCCTGGCAAGAATACATCCTGCTCCTTCAATGGAAGTCTGTCTGAAAGTAATGCAGACTACTACAAGAATCAGAGCCAAACATTTGAAATTCTATCTGCCTTTATTACAG GACCAAAGCAACAATGGAACGTAATGCAAGATACTAGACGTGTTTCCGCTTCCAGCAGACGTGAGAATAAGACTGCAGATCAAGTAATGTCACAACTTTTGTCTGTCACACTAAACGAACAAGAACGCCCTTATTTGGAATGCTTAACTGCGCAGAGACTTTGCGAAGATCAAATAATGTACATACTGGGGCCATCGAATCAATTATTCTTTCAACAGAATATCAATTTGAGTTTATTTGTTAATACCTCAACATCCACAAAACCAGATGTACATGCTTGTATTTCCAATGAAAGCCAACACTCTTTCTTTGGTATAATAGGTTCAGAGCTAGATATGAGAATGGTATGTGCTTTTAACTTGGATAagatttatgtgtttttttcaGCACTTTTGTCACCCCAAGAGATGGACATTTTCACTTATATGGACAAAAATAGCATTGAGATTATTCTAAATGATTTGTTACTTTGCGTAAATCAATTAAAAGCAAAATCTTCAGAGCCAAATGTGCAAGGGAAAATCATGACTGTATTAGCTACAATTGAGTCCTTACTTACTGAGATAAATTCTAAAATACTTAGTGGACCTGACAAACGTGCATTGAACATCAAATCTACATCTGAAGCTGAGAATGGCAATGGAGAAGATAGTATTACAACAAATCATACAcaacttttacaaaaaaatactttaatagaGAACATCAAACGGATTATAGAGCTAATTAAAAGTCTACAAAGTGAAAACCAAAACGACAAGTTGAGAACAGAGAAAGAACTACTAACAGCCATCTTGCAATTTCAAGAGGATTATGTCCTcactaaacaaacatttaatgaATTTTTAAGTAGTTTAGACAACACATTAGAGCAATTCAAGGGCGAAACTCTTGAAGCAGATTATTTGTTGCTAGGTGAGATGCAACTACAATTGCAAAGAAATTATAGTGCTATCAACAGTTCAATACACGAATTAAATAATTCTTTGCAAGACATCCTAAACCAAAATCTTAATCGAATATCAACGACAAACAATTTTACACAGCAGTTTAAACAAGATATAGAAAATTTGAGTGACAACACTTTTGATACAATGTCGAAAATTCAAAAACAAACTATGAAATATGAACTTCAAAAAGACCTTATcttaaaaattgaatatttgGTGGCGGCCATAGAGAATGTAAAATTGCTACATCAAAACGACCATTTGAATCTTTCTAAGTCGCTTCAGATATCAATGAACGATTTTAAGGATTACAGAAAAAGTACTTCTGCTGAACTATTTGAAATGAAAGACAGAACTAACAACCAAGAAAAGCTTTTAGAAGAGTTAAATTCTGATAGTCAAAACTTAGCACATGACATCAGAAACATTAATGAAACCATACAAGAAGATTTAACTGAGCTTTTCGCAATGTCTCTAGACTTAAAAGATGATTTCAACGAATTTGTTAAAGACTTTGACGATCACAGTAACCGTTCTTCTGCTGATATATGGAAAATCCAGGAAGATCAGGAAAGAAATTTAACAATGCTTACTTCTAGCGTTAAAAGTTTTGAAGACGATATGCAAATTATGAATTCAACCATAAACACTTATTTCGCGAACATTTCATCAGAGTTTCACGCGATAAAAGACGATTTATTCAATTGTGTCAAAGCATCAGAAATCGATGATCTCAAAAGCAACCACACTTTACAAAACACCACAGACTGTTTGAACATAAAGCGTCAAAAAGATTTTGATAATCTCAACATGCTATTTCAAAATGCTAACAAAGAGATTAACACTATGAAATCTGAATCCTTTACTCTTAAAACTGAGGTGGAAAAACTCTCAAAAAAGAATAAAGAGCTTACTGgcgaaaatataaatttaagacAATTGTATAGTCAAATTAATTGCGAGatcaacattttacaacaataCGTCATAAAAAACGTTAAAGCTATCGAAAATTCTATTTTCCATGTTTCCAGTTCCTACAATGGGCGGAGATATTATCTGACTATAGAgaaacaattttattgtattaaaGCAGCTCAATTTCTATGTTCTGTATACGGGGGCTATCTGGCAGAGGTCAACGACTGGAATGAATTGAATTTTATAAAATCATTTCTTACTTCAAACGATCCCTGCACTGGGGATTCAGTTATATATATTGGAGGCACGGACGAAGTAAAGGAAGGTCGATGGGTTCACATATCTAGAGGGACTCCTGTTGTGAAAGCATTGTGGGATAGTGGGCAGCCTGGCGgaggcagaaaagaaaattGCCAGGCATTTGAAAAATGTTCATTACTGCATGATTACAGTTGCCTTCTCAAAACGCCCTCTCGCAAATTCTTATGCGAGATTCCTGAATGA
- the LOC106059282 gene encoding uncharacterized protein LOC106059282 isoform X1, translating into MPTTTPATMQSISIQYITTLFVLCLLTASDADLILKTDPTTLSLNLNEKLTICCVITNNSVQQLTKLYFMNLARLSKSHKSVYDTLVYWYINESSRVEPAPLLNKQLGLITSGENRVCLIMKNATSDDATSYRCEVHGYDAEHKALQKKFTKGLVKYVDTSKEIKQNETITERSVHPGKNTSCSFNGSLSESNADYYKNQSQTFEILSAFITGPKQQWNVMQDTRRVSASSRRENKTADQVMSQLLSVTLNEQERPYLECLTAQRLCEDQIMYILGPSNQLFFQQNINLSLFVNTSTSTKPDVHACISNESQHSFFGIIGSELDMRMVCAFNLDKIYVFFSALLSPQEMDIFTYMDKNSIEIILNDLLLCVNQLKAKSSEPNVQGKIMTVLATIESLLTEINSKILSGPDKRALNIKSTSEAENGNGEDSITTNHTQLLQKNTLIENIKRIIELIKSLQSENQNDKLRTEKELLTAILQFQEDYVLTKQTFNEFLSSLDNTLEQFKGETLEADYLLLGEMQLQLQRNYSAINSSIHELNNSLQDILNQNLNRISTTNNFTQQFKQDIENLSDNTFDTMSKIQKQTMKYELQKDLILKIEYLVAAIENVKLLHQNDHLNLSKSLQISMNDFKDYRKSTSAELFEMKDRTNNQEKLLEELNSDSQNLAHDIRNINETIQEDLTELFAMSLDLKDDFNEFVKDFDDHSNRSSADIWKIQEDQERNLTMLTSSVKSFEDDMQIMNSTINTYFANISSEFHAIKDDLFNCVKASEIDDLKSNHTLQNTTDCLNIKRQKDFDNLNMLFQNANKEINTMKSESFTLKTEVEKLSKKNKELTGENINLRQLYSQINCEINILQQYVIKNVKAIENSIFHVSSSYNGRRYYLTIEKQFYCIKAAQFLCSVYGGYLAEVNDWNELNFIKSFLTSNDPCTGDSVIYIGGTDEVKEGRWVHISRGTPVVKALWDSGQPGGGRKENCQAFEKCSLLHDYSCLLKTPSRKFLCEIPE; encoded by the exons ATCTAATTCTCAAGACAGATCCTACTACTTTAAGTTTAAATCTAAACGAGAAACTGACCATTTGCTGTGTCATAACTAACAACAGCGTTCAGCAGTTAACCAAGTTATACTTCATGAATCTAGCCCGTTTAAGCAAAAGCCACAAGTCCGTCTATGACACCTTGGTGTATTGGTACATCAATGAATCAAGTCGAGTTGAACCTGCACCACTTTTAAATAAGCAACTCGGCTTGATTACTTCAGGAGAAAATCGCGTCTGCTTGATTATGAAAAACGCGACTTCCGATGACGCCACTTCTTACAGATGTGAAGTTCACGGTTACGATGCTGAACACaaagctttgcaaaaaaaattcacaaaagGTTTAGTGAAGTACGTGGATACCTCAAAAGAGATCAAGCAGAACGAGACCATAACTGAAAGAAGTGTTCATCCTGGCAAGAATACATCCTGCTCCTTCAATGGAAGTCTGTCTGAAAGTAATGCAGACTACTACAAGAATCAGAGCCAAACATTTGAAATTCTATCTGCCTTTATTACAG GACCAAAGCAACAATGGAACGTAATGCAAGATACTAGACGTGTTTCCGCTTCCAGCAGACGTGAGAATAAGACTGCAGATCAAGTAATGTCACAACTTTTGTCTGTCACACTAAACGAACAAGAACGCCCTTATTTGGAATGCTTAACTGCGCAGAGACTTTGCGAAGATCAAATAATGTACATACTGGGGCCATCGAATCAATTATTCTTTCAACAGAATATCAATTTGAGTTTATTTGTTAATACCTCAACATCCACAAAACCAGATGTACATGCTTGTATTTCCAATGAAAGCCAACACTCTTTCTTTGGTATAATAGGTTCAGAGCTAGATATGAGAATGGTATGTGCTTTTAACTTGGATAagatttatgtgtttttttcaGCACTTTTGTCACCCCAAGAGATGGACATTTTCACTTATATGGACAAAAATAGCATTGAGATTATTCTAAATGATTTGTTACTTTGCGTAAATCAATTAAAAGCAAAATCTTCAGAGCCAAATGTGCAAGGGAAAATCATGACTGTATTAGCTACAATTGAGTCCTTACTTACTGAGATAAATTCTAAAATACTTAGTGGACCTGACAAACGTGCATTGAACATCAAATCTACATCTGAAGCTGAGAATGGCAATGGAGAAGATAGTATTACAACAAATCATACAcaacttttacaaaaaaatactttaatagaGAACATCAAACGGATTATAGAGCTAATTAAAAGTCTACAAAGTGAAAACCAAAACGACAAGTTGAGAACAGAGAAAGAACTACTAACAGCCATCTTGCAATTTCAAGAGGATTATGTCCTcactaaacaaacatttaatgaATTTTTAAGTAGTTTAGACAACACATTAGAGCAATTCAAGGGCGAAACTCTTGAAGCAGATTATTTGTTGCTAGGTGAGATGCAACTACAATTGCAAAGAAATTATAGTGCTATCAACAGTTCAATACACGAATTAAATAATTCTTTGCAAGACATCCTAAACCAAAATCTTAATCGAATATCAACGACAAACAATTTTACACAGCAGTTTAAACAAGATATAGAAAATTTGAGTGACAACACTTTTGATACAATGTCGAAAATTCAAAAACAAACTATGAAATATGAACTTCAAAAAGACCTTATcttaaaaattgaatatttgGTGGCGGCCATAGAGAATGTAAAATTGCTACATCAAAACGACCATTTGAATCTTTCTAAGTCGCTTCAGATATCAATGAACGATTTTAAGGATTACAGAAAAAGTACTTCTGCTGAACTATTTGAAATGAAAGACAGAACTAACAACCAAGAAAAGCTTTTAGAAGAGTTAAATTCTGATAGTCAAAACTTAGCACATGACATCAGAAACATTAATGAAACCATACAAGAAGATTTAACTGAGCTTTTCGCAATGTCTCTAGACTTAAAAGATGATTTCAACGAATTTGTTAAAGACTTTGACGATCACAGTAACCGTTCTTCTGCTGATATATGGAAAATCCAGGAAGATCAGGAAAGAAATTTAACAATGCTTACTTCTAGCGTTAAAAGTTTTGAAGACGATATGCAAATTATGAATTCAACCATAAACACTTATTTCGCGAACATTTCATCAGAGTTTCACGCGATAAAAGACGATTTATTCAATTGTGTCAAAGCATCAGAAATCGATGATCTCAAAAGCAACCACACTTTACAAAACACCACAGACTGTTTGAACATAAAGCGTCAAAAAGATTTTGATAATCTCAACATGCTATTTCAAAATGCTAACAAAGAGATTAACACTATGAAATCTGAATCCTTTACTCTTAAAACTGAGGTGGAAAAACTCTCAAAAAAGAATAAAGAGCTTACTGgcgaaaatataaatttaagacAATTGTATAGTCAAATTAATTGCGAGatcaacattttacaacaataCGTCATAAAAAACGTTAAAGCTATCGAAAATTCTATTTTCCATGTTTCCAGTTCCTACAATGGGCGGAGATATTATCTGACTATAGAgaaacaattttattgtattaaaGCAGCTCAATTTCTATGTTCTGTATACGGGGGCTATCTGGCAGAGGTCAACGACTGGAATGAATTGAATTTTATAAAATCATTTCTTACTTCAAACGATCCCTGCACTGGGGATTCAGTTATATATATTGGAGGCACGGACGAAGTAAAGGAAGGTCGATGGGTTCACATATCTAGAGGGACTCCTGTTGTGAAAGCATTGTGGGATAGTGGGCAGCCTGGCGgaggcagaaaagaaaattGCCAGGCATTTGAAAAATGTTCATTACTGCATGATTACAGTTGCCTTCTCAAAACGCCCTCTCGCAAATTCTTATGCGAGATTCCTGAATGA